A window of the Cannabis sativa cultivar Pink pepper isolate KNU-18-1 chromosome X, ASM2916894v1, whole genome shotgun sequence genome harbors these coding sequences:
- the LOC115703182 gene encoding allene oxide synthase 3, which translates to MPSQSSDQNSRPLKPIPGSYGLPFFGALKDRHDYFYYQGQDKFFLSRIKKYGSTVFRTNMPPGPFISSDPRVVAVLDGVSFSVLLDNSKVEKRNVLDGTFMPSTSFTGGHRVCAYLDPSEPKHAAIKGFILSVLASKHDTFIPLFRACLSELFTNIEDNIRDNKTANFNALSDDMSFNFVFRLFCDGKPTEHGLGPKANTDFDKWIFFQLHPLISLGLSKFLNVFEDMLLHMFPLPSFLVKSGYDKLYNAFYSSAGVILDEAEHRFKIKRDEACHNLVFVAGFNAYGGMKALFPGLIKWVASGGESLHRQLADEIRTVIKEEGGVTIAALNKMSLTKSVIYEALRIEPPVPFQYGKAKEDMVVNSHDVAFEIKKGEMIFGYQPFATKDPRIFTNPEEFVSDRFVGEEGEKLLQYVYWSNGRETQNPTVDDKQCPGKDLVVLLSRVLLVELFLRYDTFTIEASKLSLGTSVKFLSFTKATMTV; encoded by the coding sequence ATGCCTTCACAAAGCTCAGACCAGAATTCCCGCCCACTGAAGCCCATCCCAGGAAGCTATGGCCTTCCGTTCTTCGGTGCTCTAAAAGACCGCCACGACTACTTCTATTACCAAGGTCAGGACAAGTTCTTCCTCAGCCGGATCAAGAAATACGGCTCAACCGTCTTCCGTACCAACATGCCGCCTGGTCCATTTATCTCCTCCGATCCCAGGGTGGTTGCCGTCCTTGACGGAGTCAGCTTTTCTGTCCTACTAGACAACTCGAAAGTTGAGAAACGTAACGTCCTCGACGGCACGTTCATGCCCTCCACCTCCTTTACGGGCGGCCACCGCGTGTGCGCCTATCTTGATCCTTCGGAGCCCAAACACGCAGCCATTAAAGGCTTCATACTCTCTGTTCTGGCCTCCAAACACGACACTTTCATTCCTCTCTTCCGTGCTTGCTTGTCCGAGCTTTTTACTAACATTGAGGACAACATAAGAGATAACAAGACTGCCAACTTCAATGCCTTAAGCGATGACATGTCCTTTAACTTCGTTTTTCGTCTCTTTTGCGACGGTAAGCCGACGGAACATGGGCTTGGGCCCAAAGCAAACACTGATTTCGACAAGTGGATCTTTTTTCAACTCCATCCGCTGATATCGCTAGGGCTTTCCAAGTTTCTTAACGTGTTCGAAGATATGCTTCTGCACATGTTTCCTTTACCTTCGTTTCTCGTTAAATCCGGATACGACAAGCTTTACAACGCCTTTTACTCGTCCGCAGGTGTAATCCTCGACGAAGCGGAGCATCGTTTCAAGATCAAAAGGGATGAAGCTTGTCACAACTTGGTTTTCGTAGCTGGTTTCAACGCTTACGGTGGCATGAAAGCTTTGTTTCCAGGTTTGATCAAATGGGTCGCATCAGGAGGAGAGAGTTTGCATCGGCAGCTGGCTGATGAGATCAGGACCGTTATTAAAGAAGAAGGCGGGGTTACCATAGCGGCTTTGAATAAGATGAGTTTGACTAAGTCTGTGATCTACGAGGCATTGAGAATTGAGCCTCCTGTTCCATTCCAATATGGTAAGGCGAAGGAGGATATGGTGGTCAATAGTCATGACGTGGCATTTGAGATAAAGAAAGGAGAGATGATCTTCGGATATCAGCCGTTTGCCACAAAAGATCCCAGGATTTTTACTAACCCCGAGGAATTTGTGAGTGATAGATTTGTTGGAGAAGAGGGAGAGAAGCTATTGCAGTACGTTTATTGGTCAAATGGGCGCGAGACTCAGAATCCAACGGTCGATGACAAGCAGTGTCCTGGAAAAGATCTTGTGGTGTTGCTGTCTAGGGTACTTTTGGTGGAACTCTTCCTACGATACGATACGTTTACGATTGAGGCTTCCAAGTTGTCGTTAGGTACATCTGTGAAATTCTTGTCTTTCACAAAGGCCACAATGACAGTTTGA